Proteins found in one Alicyclobacillus cycloheptanicus genomic segment:
- a CDS encoding ATP-binding protein produces MFPHRRTAAPRSNRLRSSRLSTAVLVCLALGLAALVVTIPLLSTLRMGPLRMDLLRLLALIVTFALLILFWSLTERKLWKRQQAAIQTSEQRYRSLVDNNEDIVLFVDTKGLIQSANPSVETILGYAPEALLQTPYWMLIDPAHHADSHHRYLRVMQGESQNVFLTLLHRNGSKVEVHEKKIPAIVNDVVTGFFVIVRDRTAQRAAEELLIKSERLSAAGDLAAGIAHEIRNPLTALKGFVQLMQSSRSEYDQYLTIMTDELNRIDTIVSELLVFAKPAEPHLVRHDLRRVVPEVVELLSPQSVLGGVTLQTTLPDDAADVICDPNRIKQVMVNVIKNAMEAMAEDGGQISITMQSAAGANRSTVTLTICDDGPGIPEAVLAHVGEPFYTTKAAGTGLGLMVSRKIIEAHNGVLHVTSRVGEGTQVEIVLPLA; encoded by the coding sequence TTGTTTCCTCACAGACGCACTGCCGCTCCGCGTTCCAACCGATTGCGGTCATCACGGCTGTCCACGGCCGTCCTGGTGTGCCTGGCTCTTGGGCTGGCTGCGCTGGTCGTCACGATACCGTTGTTGTCGACGCTGCGCATGGGCCCCCTGCGCATGGATTTGCTCCGCTTGCTCGCCCTTATCGTTACGTTTGCCCTGTTGATTTTGTTTTGGAGCCTGACCGAGCGAAAACTGTGGAAGCGGCAGCAGGCTGCCATCCAGACCAGCGAACAGCGGTATCGGTCGCTCGTGGACAACAACGAAGACATCGTCCTGTTTGTCGACACGAAGGGGCTGATTCAATCCGCCAATCCTTCCGTGGAAACGATTCTTGGGTACGCCCCGGAGGCACTCCTGCAAACGCCGTACTGGATGCTGATTGACCCTGCGCACCACGCCGATTCGCACCATCGGTACCTGCGGGTGATGCAAGGCGAATCGCAAAATGTATTTCTCACCTTGCTGCATCGAAACGGCAGCAAGGTCGAAGTCCATGAGAAGAAAATCCCGGCCATTGTGAACGACGTCGTCACTGGGTTCTTCGTCATTGTGCGGGACAGGACGGCCCAACGAGCGGCGGAAGAGCTGCTCATCAAGTCGGAGCGGCTTTCTGCCGCTGGCGACCTTGCGGCCGGCATCGCACATGAAATCCGCAACCCCCTCACGGCGCTCAAGGGCTTTGTGCAGTTGATGCAGTCCTCGCGGAGTGAGTATGACCAATACCTCACCATCATGACGGACGAGTTAAACCGCATCGACACCATCGTCAGTGAACTGCTCGTGTTCGCCAAACCCGCGGAGCCGCACCTCGTCCGGCATGACCTGCGGCGCGTCGTACCGGAGGTCGTTGAACTCCTGTCGCCGCAGTCGGTCCTCGGCGGCGTCACCCTGCAAACCACACTCCCGGATGATGCGGCAGACGTCATCTGTGACCCCAACCGCATCAAGCAGGTGATGGTCAACGTGATCAAAAACGCGATGGAGGCCATGGCCGAAGACGGCGGTCAGATCTCCATCACGATGCAGTCCGCCGCCGGCGCAAACCGGTCGACTGTGACCCTCACCATCTGTGACGACGGCCCCGGCATCCCGGAAGCCGTGTTAGCGCATGTCGGCGAACCGTTTTACACGACGAAAGCGGCCGGCACTGGACTGGGCCTCATGGTCAGCCGCAAAATTATCGAAGCACACAACGGCGTGCTGCACGTGACAAGCCGCGTTGGCGAGGGAACCCAAGTCGAGATTGTCCTGCCGTTGGCGTAA
- a CDS encoding 3'(2'),5'-bisphosphate nucleotidase CysQ produces the protein MDKHFLDAVVEVTRRAGEMVETIAAEGFETNYKGHNDPVTTADHAANDYLKEHLCALLPEAGWLSEETRDSEDRLDKAYVWIVDPIDGTKEFVQRVPQYAVSVALAHHGDVVLGVVYNPARDECFHALKGVGAWLNDQPMAAVAPKREPLLILGSRSEIKRGEFVQFEGLADVEAVGSIAYKLALIAAGRANTTFSLGPKNEWDIAAGVALVEAAGGRATDKAGQPLVFNQRNTLTNGILATAKGDFDRVLAMIQSRQG, from the coding sequence ATGGACAAGCATTTTCTTGACGCGGTGGTTGAGGTGACACGGCGGGCTGGAGAGATGGTCGAAACCATCGCGGCCGAAGGATTTGAGACCAACTATAAGGGGCACAACGACCCCGTCACCACCGCTGACCACGCGGCCAACGACTACCTCAAGGAGCACCTGTGCGCCTTGCTGCCGGAGGCGGGGTGGCTGTCGGAGGAAACGAGAGACAGCGAGGACCGCTTGGACAAGGCGTATGTGTGGATTGTTGACCCAATCGACGGAACCAAGGAGTTCGTGCAGCGCGTGCCGCAGTACGCAGTCTCCGTCGCCCTCGCACATCACGGCGACGTCGTGCTGGGCGTGGTCTACAACCCGGCGCGGGACGAGTGCTTTCATGCATTGAAGGGTGTGGGCGCCTGGCTGAACGACCAGCCGATGGCAGCGGTCGCGCCGAAGCGGGAGCCTCTGTTGATTCTCGGCAGCCGTTCGGAAATCAAGCGCGGTGAGTTTGTGCAGTTCGAGGGCCTGGCGGACGTGGAAGCGGTCGGGTCCATCGCGTACAAGCTGGCGCTCATCGCTGCGGGACGCGCCAACACGACCTTCAGCCTGGGACCGAAGAATGAATGGGATATCGCGGCGGGGGTGGCGCTCGTGGAGGCGGCGGGCGGCCGCGCAACCGACAAGGCGGGGCAGCCGCTCGTGTTCAACCAGCGCAACACGCTGACCAACGGCATCCTGGCCACCGCAAAGGGTGACTTTGACCGGGTGCTGGCGATGATTCAAAGCCGCCAGGGTTAA
- a CDS encoding helix-turn-helix domain-containing protein: MLGERIHRLRLEKNLSLSELADRAGIAKSYLSAIERFIQVNPSIHVIEKLASVLGVPVQYLIQSEDEALPADSVDPEWIDIVKEAMASGVSKDEFREFLEFQKWRRQAQPTEEPSEK, translated from the coding sequence ATGCTGGGGGAACGCATTCATCGCTTACGACTGGAGAAAAACCTGTCCTTGTCCGAACTTGCTGACCGTGCGGGTATCGCGAAGTCCTATTTGAGTGCCATCGAACGGTTCATTCAAGTGAATCCCTCGATTCACGTGATTGAAAAACTTGCGTCTGTGCTGGGGGTTCCGGTGCAGTACCTGATTCAATCCGAGGACGAGGCGCTTCCCGCAGATTCGGTCGACCCGGAGTGGATTGATATCGTCAAGGAAGCCATGGCATCCGGGGTCAGCAAGGACGAGTTTCGAGAGTTTCTGGAGTTTCAAAAGTGGCGCCGCCAGGCGCAGCCGACAGAGGAACCTTCGGAAAAGTAG
- a CDS encoding anti-repressor SinI family protein produces the protein MDEVRAVEEFDEEWLELVLLARHIGLTVEEVRTFLRMKEAVGENNF, from the coding sequence GTGGACGAAGTGAGGGCTGTCGAGGAGTTCGACGAAGAATGGCTGGAGTTGGTGTTGCTCGCGCGTCATATTGGATTAACGGTGGAAGAAGTCAGGACGTTTTTACGGATGAAGGAGGCTGTTGGTGAGAATAATTTTTAA
- a CDS encoding sugar-binding transcriptional regulator, which produces MAYSDDSRILSKIAHMYYEDGNTQAEIAETLGVSRPLISKYLAKAKELGIVQISIRDEVAHPYAAVEAELERTFGLREAIVVSESGDNSVKKALGAAAGQYLIRIVKDNDIVGVSGGTTLLELANEMPKANLPSVTIVPLIGGIGDSRIDVHSNTIVVRIAERLNADYKLLHAPAVVDTADAKAMFLQQSSIAEVVQQARQAKVALVGIGGYPEYSTMVRNYMGPDRDRDLMDSDVIGDICYNFINAKGEASNVSWNSRVIAISLKDLKAIPTVVGIAHGAEKLEAIRASLIARLVNVLVTDYTTAQGLLSHAK; this is translated from the coding sequence TTGGCCTACTCGGATGACTCGCGCATCTTGTCAAAGATTGCGCACATGTATTACGAAGATGGAAATACACAAGCCGAAATTGCTGAAACCTTGGGTGTTTCGAGGCCCCTCATTTCTAAATACCTGGCCAAGGCAAAGGAACTCGGAATTGTTCAGATTTCCATCCGCGATGAGGTGGCTCATCCGTACGCCGCTGTCGAGGCGGAGTTGGAACGAACGTTCGGGCTCCGGGAGGCCATTGTCGTGTCCGAAAGCGGAGACAACAGTGTCAAAAAGGCACTTGGCGCGGCTGCGGGTCAATACCTGATTCGAATTGTCAAAGACAACGATATTGTCGGTGTCTCCGGCGGCACGACGCTCCTGGAACTTGCCAACGAGATGCCCAAGGCCAACCTGCCGTCGGTCACCATTGTGCCGCTCATCGGCGGCATCGGTGACTCGCGAATCGACGTGCATTCCAATACCATTGTCGTCCGCATCGCGGAACGGCTGAATGCCGATTACAAGTTGCTGCACGCACCGGCTGTGGTCGATACCGCGGATGCCAAGGCGATGTTTCTGCAGCAATCGTCGATCGCCGAAGTCGTCCAGCAGGCGCGGCAGGCGAAGGTGGCGCTGGTGGGGATTGGGGGGTACCCCGAGTACTCAACCATGGTGAGAAACTATATGGGGCCCGATCGCGACCGTGATCTGATGGATTCGGACGTGATTGGCGACATTTGCTACAATTTCATCAACGCCAAAGGGGAGGCGTCGAACGTCTCCTGGAATTCGCGCGTCATCGCGATTTCCCTGAAAGACTTGAAAGCCATTCCAACGGTGGTGGGCATTGCTCACGGCGCCGAGAAACTGGAGGCGATTCGTGCCTCGTTGATTGCCCGGCTGGTGAACGTGCTGGTGACAGACTATACGACGGCCCAAGGGCTGCTGTCGCACGCGAAATAA
- a CDS encoding PTS glucitol/sorbitol transporter subunit IIA produces the protein MMKSTVTYIGDMAFAFEEEKVLILFGTQAPAELRDISVIHEPVEVDRGALASASRLVVGQNEYEILSVGTEAMKNLAELGHLSIYFTDPPAEILPGSVYVKPFELPKVSIGTLIEIR, from the coding sequence ATGATGAAGTCGACCGTGACATACATCGGAGACATGGCGTTTGCGTTTGAGGAAGAAAAGGTGCTCATCCTCTTTGGGACTCAAGCTCCAGCTGAGCTGCGGGACATTTCTGTGATTCACGAACCGGTCGAGGTCGACCGCGGCGCCTTAGCATCTGCCAGCCGCCTCGTCGTGGGGCAGAACGAATACGAAATTCTCTCCGTTGGCACGGAGGCCATGAAAAACCTCGCTGAACTCGGACACCTGTCCATCTACTTTACAGACCCGCCGGCCGAAATCCTGCCGGGATCGGTCTATGTGAAACCGTTTGAACTGCCGAAAGTCAGTATAGGAACTCTCATCGAAATTCGTTAA
- the srlE gene encoding PTS glucitol/sorbitol transporter subunit IIB, with amino-acid sequence MGQAVRIEKGSGGWGTGLVVAPEGKRTKVVSVTGGGIHPVAQRIAELSGAQAVDGFSTAVPEDEMMCVVIDCGGTARIGVYPMKRIPTVDVLPSSPSGPLSKFIKEDIFVSGVTVRNIVLADKGEARTEAGPQPAQKSDNPFQAPQPQVSGGNSNWLMVISRGIGKVIGTLYQAGRDSVDMLLKNIIPFMAFVSMLVGIINYTGLGKLLAHGLVPLAGSLGGLIVLVIVCTLPFLSPVLGPGAVIAQIIGVLVGTQIATKAISPVYALPALFAIDGQVGCDFVPVGLSLGEAKPETIEYGVPAVLYSRLITGVVAVLLGYVASLGMYS; translated from the coding sequence ATGGGGCAAGCAGTGCGGATTGAAAAAGGTTCTGGCGGCTGGGGAACTGGGCTGGTCGTGGCACCAGAGGGTAAGCGGACCAAGGTTGTCTCTGTAACCGGGGGCGGGATTCACCCGGTCGCACAGCGAATCGCAGAACTCAGCGGTGCGCAGGCGGTGGATGGCTTCTCGACGGCTGTACCAGAAGATGAAATGATGTGCGTCGTGATTGACTGCGGGGGGACGGCGCGGATTGGCGTCTACCCGATGAAGCGCATCCCGACGGTGGATGTCCTGCCGTCCTCGCCATCGGGGCCGCTGTCGAAGTTCATTAAGGAAGACATTTTTGTCTCCGGGGTGACCGTGCGCAACATTGTGCTGGCGGATAAGGGGGAAGCCCGCACAGAAGCTGGGCCGCAGCCGGCACAGAAGAGCGACAACCCCTTTCAGGCACCGCAGCCGCAGGTGTCGGGCGGTAACTCGAACTGGCTGATGGTCATCTCCCGCGGCATTGGCAAGGTGATTGGCACCCTGTACCAGGCGGGCCGCGACTCGGTCGACATGTTGTTGAAAAACATCATTCCGTTCATGGCGTTCGTCAGCATGTTGGTCGGCATTATCAACTACACGGGGCTGGGGAAGCTGCTCGCGCACGGTCTCGTGCCGCTGGCCGGCAGTCTGGGCGGACTGATTGTCCTGGTGATTGTGTGTACGCTGCCGTTTTTGTCCCCTGTGCTGGGGCCGGGCGCGGTCATCGCGCAAATCATCGGCGTGCTCGTCGGCACGCAGATTGCGACGAAGGCCATCTCGCCGGTGTACGCGCTGCCCGCGTTGTTCGCCATTGATGGTCAGGTGGGCTGCGACTTCGTTCCGGTCGGGCTGTCGCTCGGTGAGGCAAAGCCAGAGACGATTGAGTACGGTGTGCCCGCGGTTCTGTACAGTCGTTTGATTACTGGTGTCGTCGCCGTCTTGCTGGGATACGTTGCGAGCCTGGGCATGTACTCGTAA
- the srlA gene encoding PTS glucitol/sorbitol transporter subunit IIC, translating into MSWIEWLGSHFIGLFNAGGKVFMGDITGIVPTLIVLLTFTYTVVKLVGEERANRAIMFASRYLVLRYTLMPILSVLILTNPMCYTFGRFLPERYKPAFYDSAVSFVHPVTAFFPYANAGELFVWLGIADGIQKAGYSMGPLAVRYFLLGIVVIFIRGVVTENITKYLANRMESRRTVGVVKGAAN; encoded by the coding sequence ATGAGTTGGATTGAGTGGCTCGGGTCACACTTCATCGGATTGTTTAACGCAGGCGGCAAGGTCTTTATGGGGGACATCACGGGGATTGTACCGACGTTGATTGTGCTGCTCACATTCACGTACACCGTGGTGAAGCTGGTTGGCGAAGAGCGGGCAAACCGGGCGATTATGTTTGCTTCCAGGTACCTGGTGCTGCGGTACACCTTGATGCCCATCTTGTCCGTGTTGATTCTTACCAACCCGATGTGCTATACCTTTGGCCGATTTCTGCCAGAACGGTACAAACCAGCATTCTACGATTCGGCTGTTTCATTTGTCCATCCCGTAACCGCTTTCTTTCCCTATGCAAATGCCGGTGAGCTGTTCGTTTGGCTGGGCATCGCGGACGGAATCCAAAAAGCCGGGTACTCCATGGGACCGCTCGCGGTGCGGTACTTCCTGCTTGGGATCGTGGTCATCTTCATCCGGGGGGTTGTCACGGAAAACATTACGAAATACCTGGCGAACCGGATGGAGTCGAGGCGCACGGTGGGCGTTGTAAAGGGTGCCGCGAACTGA
- a CDS encoding transcriptional regulator GutM has translation MHSVFGFIALIGAAWLLQFALTWLQIRHYRGKMRDLVHKYQHAEGFSLFSGVARKALGSGAIVLIIVDQQQTIGECQVLTGISVFAKFKEEPAYAGMRVREAIERAERDLQRKRRISARQQSIAKALKMAAENAVRAAKPPVLTRKETVAQ, from the coding sequence ATGCACAGTGTATTTGGATTCATCGCTTTGATTGGCGCAGCGTGGCTGCTGCAGTTCGCTTTGACGTGGCTGCAAATTCGCCACTACCGCGGCAAAATGCGTGACCTGGTGCACAAGTACCAACATGCAGAAGGGTTCAGCTTGTTCTCCGGCGTGGCCAGAAAGGCGTTAGGCAGCGGCGCCATCGTACTCATCATTGTGGACCAACAGCAGACAATTGGGGAGTGTCAGGTGTTAACCGGCATCAGTGTGTTCGCGAAGTTCAAAGAGGAGCCCGCATACGCAGGAATGCGCGTGCGAGAGGCCATCGAGCGGGCCGAGCGCGATCTGCAGCGAAAACGGCGGATCTCAGCCAGGCAGCAATCCATTGCGAAAGCCCTGAAAATGGCTGCCGAAAATGCCGTTCGCGCTGCGAAACCGCCAGTGCTGACGAGGAAAGAGACCGTCGCGCAGTAA